From the Billgrantia sulfidoxydans genome, one window contains:
- a CDS encoding BCCT family transporter yields the protein MVLHSGPFKGVNPLVTLVSVIVMAAFIALAILFPQATTALIDQGRTFVTFYFNWWYVGLAASFLIFLLVLAFSKYGRLKLGEEHEKPEFGYFTWFAMLYAAGQGIGIIFWSIAEPIMHLSQGTPFSSAVGNAEAADIAMRLAYFHWGLNAWAIYCIVALGLALMAYRYGKPLSIRYTLYPLLGEKVNGWIGNLIDIIAVFATLFGIATSLGLGVQQINSGLNYLWDVPVNSLVQVALIGVITVLALISVLTGLKRGIKYLSQANMWLTFLLLAFFFAFGPTRYIIGGLLESTGDYLRSVIPLSFYTGSNATAANGAASWQDSWQGWWTVFYWGWWMSWAPFVGVFVARVSRGRTIREFIFGVVGVSSLLSFVWLSAYGGTALYEELFGSGGISEAVSKDVSLALYATFSAMDVGVIGVLAGFFGTVLVATYFITSSDSGTLVITTILSEGDPHPLSRHRVFWGVMEGAVAAVLLLVGGAWALSTLQTAAILSALPFSLIMVLMAFSIVRAVQQDSAFRREYSLKTMMEGKT from the coding sequence ATGGTCCTGCACTCGGGCCCCTTCAAAGGGGTGAACCCACTGGTGACCCTGGTATCGGTCATCGTCATGGCAGCGTTCATCGCGCTGGCCATTCTCTTCCCGCAAGCCACCACGGCGTTGATCGACCAGGGAAGGACCTTCGTGACCTTCTACTTCAACTGGTGGTATGTCGGCCTGGCGGCGAGCTTCCTGATCTTTCTGCTGGTCCTGGCGTTCAGCAAGTACGGACGCCTGAAGCTGGGGGAGGAGCACGAAAAGCCGGAGTTCGGCTACTTCACCTGGTTTGCCATGCTCTATGCCGCCGGCCAGGGCATCGGCATCATCTTCTGGTCGATCGCCGAGCCGATCATGCACCTCTCCCAGGGGACCCCCTTCTCCTCGGCGGTAGGCAACGCCGAAGCCGCCGACATCGCCATGCGGCTGGCCTATTTCCACTGGGGCCTGAACGCCTGGGCCATCTACTGCATCGTCGCCCTCGGCCTCGCCCTGATGGCCTACCGCTACGGCAAGCCGTTGAGCATCCGCTATACGCTCTATCCCTTGCTGGGGGAGAAGGTCAATGGCTGGATTGGTAATCTCATCGATATCATTGCTGTCTTTGCCACCCTCTTTGGTATCGCCACTTCCCTGGGCCTGGGCGTTCAGCAAATCAATTCCGGCCTTAATTATCTTTGGGACGTGCCTGTCAATAGCCTGGTACAGGTGGCGCTGATCGGCGTGATCACCGTACTGGCCCTGATCTCGGTGCTGACCGGTCTCAAGCGCGGCATCAAGTATCTTTCACAAGCCAACATGTGGCTGACCTTCCTGCTGCTTGCCTTCTTCTTCGCCTTCGGGCCGACGCGCTACATCATCGGCGGGCTGCTTGAGTCAACGGGCGATTACCTACGCTCGGTGATTCCGCTGAGTTTCTACACGGGCAGCAACGCGACGGCGGCCAACGGTGCCGCGTCATGGCAGGACTCCTGGCAGGGCTGGTGGACCGTCTTCTACTGGGGCTGGTGGATGTCGTGGGCACCGTTCGTGGGGGTCTTCGTGGCCCGGGTCTCCCGGGGGCGTACCATCCGCGAGTTCATCTTCGGCGTGGTGGGCGTCTCCTCGCTGCTCTCCTTCGTCTGGCTCTCCGCGTATGGCGGCACCGCGCTGTACGAGGAGCTGTTCGGCAGTGGCGGCATCTCCGAAGCGGTGTCCAAGGACGTTTCCCTGGCGCTCTATGCCACCTTCTCCGCCATGGACGTCGGCGTCATCGGCGTACTGGCCGGGTTCTTCGGTACCGTGCTGGTGGCGACCTATTTCATCACTTCCTCGGATTCGGGAACCCTGGTCATCACCACCATTCTCAGCGAGGGCGATCCGCATCCGCTCTCCCGGCATCGCGTCTTCTGGGGCGTCATGGAGGGGGCCGTCGCGGCGGTGCTGCTGCTGGTGGGCGGGGCCTGGGCGCTGTCGACGCTGCAGACGGCCGCCATTCTCTCGGCGCTGCCCTTCTCCCTGATCATGGTGCTGATGGCCTTCTCCATCGTGCGTGCCGTACAGCAGGATAGTGCCTTTCGACGCGAATACTCGCTGAAGACCATGATGGAGGGAAAAACCTGA